From a region of the Theobroma cacao cultivar B97-61/B2 chromosome 8, Criollo_cocoa_genome_V2, whole genome shotgun sequence genome:
- the LOC18591889 gene encoding receptor-like protein kinase HSL1 has product MTPKAIFLLLVLLSFVFYSSEATRHDQSQFFTLMKASLSGKALSDWDVSGGKNYCNFTGVNCNDQGFVETLNLTDWSLSGNFPADVCSYLPELRVLDISRNNLHGNFLSGIVNCSLLEKFNMSSLFLRTTLPDFSRMASLRLLDLSYNLFTGDFPMSITNLTNLEVLYVNENGELNLWQLPENISKLTKLKVMVFTTCRLNGRIPESIGNMTSLVDLELSGNFLSGHIPKELGLLKNLQQLELYYNQHLSGTIPEELGNLTELIDLDMSVNQLSGSIPVSICRLPKLRVLQLYNNSLTGEIPGVIANSTTLTMLSLYANFLSGQLPQNLGQLSSMIVLDLSENNLTGPLPTEVCRGGKLLYFLVLDNKFSGKLPDSYANCNSLIRFRVSHNYLEGSIPEELLGLPHVSIIDLADNNFTGPFPNSIGNARNLSELFMQNNKVSGVLPPAISRAINLVKIDLSNNLLSGSIPSEIGNLKKLNLLLLQGNKFSFSIPSSLSLLKSLNVLDLSNNLLTGKIPQSLSKLLPNSINFSNNKLSGPIPLSLIEGGLVESFSGNPGLCAPVHVKNFPICSHPYNKKKLNSMWAIIISVIVITIGALLFLKRRFSKERAVMEHDETLSSSFFSYDVKSFHRICFDQHEIREAMVDKNIVGHGGSGTVYRIELRSGEVVAVKKLWSRTEKDSASEDQLIWDKGLKTEVQTLGSIRHKNIVKLYCYFSNLDCNLLVYEYMPNGNLWDALHKGRIHLDWPIRHQIALGIAQGLAYLHHDLLPPIIHRDIKSTNILLDVNYQPKVADFGIAKVLQARGGKDSTTTVIAGTYGYLAPEYAYSNKATTKCDVYSFGVVLMELITGKKPVEADFGENKNIVYWVSGRLDTKDGVMEVLDKRLSGSFKDEMIQVLRIAMRCTSRNPNHRPTMNEVVQLLIEADPCKFDSCKLSNKTKEASNVTKIKNQSEV; this is encoded by the exons ATGACACCAAAGGCTATTTTTCTGCTTCTAGTGTTGCTTAGTTTTGTGTTCTATTCTTCTGAAGCTACAAGACATGATCAGTCTCAGTTCTTCACCCTAATGAAAGCCTCTCTATCAGGAAAGGCCTTGTCTGATTGGGATGTGAGTGGAGGGAAAAATTATTGCAATTTCACAGGAGTTAACTGCAACGATCAAGGGTTTGTTGAAACTCTTAACCTCACAGACTGGTCACTCTCTGGCAATTTTCCAGCTGATGTGTGCTCTTATCTGCCAGAGTTGCGTGTTCTTGATATCAGCCGCAACAATCTCCATGGCAACTTTCTTAGCGGTATCGTTAACTGCTCTCTCTTGGAAAAGTTCAATATGAGTTCTCTATTCCTAAGAACAACACTTCCGGATTTCTCGAGAATGGCATCTTTACGTCTACTTGACTTGTCATACAACCTCTTTACTGGTGACTTTCCCATGTCGATAACTAATCTTACCAATCTCGAGGTGCTCTACGTCAATGAAAATGGTGAATTAAACTTATGGCAACTTCCGGAGAACATTTCCAAGCTGACAAAGCTCAAAGTTATGGTTTTCACGACTTGCAGGTTGAATGGTCGGATCCCAGAATCGATCGGGAACATGACATCACTTGTTGATCTTGAATTGAGTGGAAATTTCCTTTCAGGTCATATTCCTAAGGAGCTCGGGTTGCTGAAAAACTTGCAGCAGCTTGAACTATACTACAACCAACACTTATCCGGGACAATACCTGAGGAACTGGGAAATCTGACAGAGCTCATAGACTTGGACATGTCAGTCAATCAATTGAGTGGAAGCATTCCAGTGTCTATATGTCGACTTCCAAAACTTCGAGTCCTGCAGCTTTATAACAACAGTCTTACAGGAGAAATCCCAGGTGTTATTGCAAACTCAACAACCTTGACCATGCTCTCACTCTATGCAAATTTCCTATCGGGACAACTTCCACAAAATCTGGGCCAGTTATCAAGTATGATTGTTCTGGACTTATCAGAGAACAATCTAACAGGTCCATTGCCAACAGAGGTTTGCCGAGGAGGTAAATTACTGTACTTCCTTGTCTTAGATAACAAGTTTTCTGGAAAGTTACCTGATAGTTATGCAAACTGCAACTCTCTTATACGGTTTCGAGTTAGTCATAACTATTTGGAGGGCTCGATACCTGAAGAACTTCTAGGTCTCCCTCATGTTTCAATCATTGACTTGGCTGACAATAATTTTACGGGTCCTTTTCCAAATTCAATTGGAAATGCTAGGAACTTATCCGAACTGTTCATGCAGAACAATAAGGTGTCAGGTGTTCTACCTCCTGCAATCTCTCGAGCTATCAATCTGGTGAAGATTGATCTCAGTAACAATCTCCTGTCTGGTTCAATACCTTCAGAAATTGGCAATCTAAAGAAGCTAAACTTACTGTTGTTGCAAGGCAACAAGTTCAGTTTTTCTATCCCCAGCTCACTTAGTTTGCTAAAATCTCTCAATGTTCTTGATCTTTCCAACAATCTCTTGACCGGGAAAATCCCTCAGAGCCTCAGTAAATTGTTGCCTAACTCCATCAACTTTTCAAACAACAAACTTTCTGGCCCAATTCCTCTCTCATTGATTGAAGGAGGGTTGGTGGAAAGCTTTTCAGGCAACCCAGGTCTTTGTGCTCCAGTCCATGTTAAAAATTTCCCCATATGTTCACACCCTTACAACAAAAAGAAGCTAAATTCCATGTGGGCAATCATTATCTCAGTCATTGTCATCACTATTGGAGCTCTTCTGTTTTTGAAACGTCGTTTTAGCAAAGAAAGAGCTGTAATGGAACATGATGAGACGTTGTCTTCATCATTCTTTTCATATGATGTGAAGAGCTTTCATAGAATATGTTTTGACCAACATGAGATCCGTGAAGCAATGGTAGATAAGAACATTGTGGGCCATGGAGGATCTGGCACAGTGTATAGAATTGAATTGCGAAGTGGAGAGGTTGTTGCAGTGAAGAAGCTGTGGAGTAGAACAGAAAAAGATTCTGCCTCAGAAGATCAGTTGATTTGGGACAAAGGCTTGAAGACTGAGGTTCAGACTCTTGGAAGCATAAGGCACAAAAACATAGTCAAGTTATATTGCTACTTCTCAAACTTGGACTGTAACCTGTTGGTTTATGAGTACATGCCGAATGGAAACCTTTGGGATGCTCTTCACAAAGGGCGGATCCATCTGGATTGGCCAATTCGACATCAAATTGCACTAGGGATTGCACAGGGCTTAGCATACCTTCACCATGATCTGTTGCCACCTATTATTCACAGAGACATCAAGTCAACCAATATCCTACTGGATGTCAATTACCAACCCAAAGTTGCAGATTTTGGAATAGCCAAGGTTTTGCAAGCTAGAGGAGGGAAAGATTCTACCACTACTGTCATAGCGGGCACCTATGGTTACTTGGCCCCTG AATACGCATATTCAAATAAAGCAACAACCAAGTGTGATGTCTACAGTTTTGGAGTGGTGTTGATGGAACTAATAACTGGGAAGAAACCAGTGGAGGCAGATTTTGGAGAGAACAAGAATATTGTATATTGGGTTTCAGGAAGGCTGGATACAAAGGATGGGGTTATGGAGGTCCTGGACAAGCGGCTTTCGGGGTCATTTAAGGATGAGATGATTCAGGTTCTCAGAATTGCCATGCGTTGTACAAGCAGGAATCCAAACCACCGTCCAACCATGAATGAGGTTGTTCAGCTGTTGATTGAGGCAGACCCTTGCAAATTTGATTCTTGCAAGTTGTCAAATAAGACCAAAGAAGCATCAAATGtcacaaaaataaagaacCAATCAGAAGTATGA